The following proteins are encoded in a genomic region of Spirosoma sp. SC4-14:
- a CDS encoding 3'-5' exonuclease produces MAKESWYINESELDDYQVRIVRRNLNSSFIVKGCAGSGKTVLALWRAKELAEQGNNDYLIIVFTKALKQFIEDGIHTIGVDESKVLYHWEWINRRDKPSAEYIIVDEVQDFDTDELRELQQAAKKHFILFGDSAQQLYKNVPNKGKLLTMEEIQIQTGIPMENLVINHRLPKKVARVAEKVSLSNDPLVDRCNKEGVNKPRLVECSSFNDQLDYIIDVVKAQNYTDVGILFPTNNDVQTAKKYFDSKKWGVEAKIGYGAGSMDLDFKTDNPKLMTYHSAKGLQFEAVFIPMCISGDEKDRNPLYVALTRSYRDLFILYSNHLSTFIANIDRNLFEYHNEKNKSSASSDLPF; encoded by the coding sequence ATGGCAAAAGAATCTTGGTATATTAACGAATCAGAACTTGACGACTATCAAGTAAGAATCGTAAGACGAAATCTAAACAGTTCATTCATTGTAAAAGGATGTGCAGGAAGTGGAAAAACCGTTTTGGCATTATGGAGAGCAAAAGAACTTGCTGAGCAAGGGAACAATGACTATCTAATCATAGTCTTTACTAAAGCTCTCAAACAATTCATTGAAGACGGTATTCATACAATAGGGGTTGACGAATCAAAGGTTCTTTATCATTGGGAATGGATAAACAGACGAGACAAACCATCAGCAGAATATATCATCGTTGACGAAGTTCAAGACTTCGATACTGATGAATTAAGAGAATTGCAACAAGCAGCCAAGAAGCATTTTATTTTGTTCGGAGACTCTGCTCAACAATTATACAAAAATGTGCCTAATAAGGGGAAACTATTGACAATGGAAGAAATCCAAATTCAAACTGGAATCCCTATGGAGAATTTGGTTATTAACCATAGACTACCCAAGAAAGTTGCAAGAGTTGCAGAAAAAGTAAGTTTATCTAATGACCCACTTGTTGACAGGTGTAACAAAGAAGGAGTTAATAAACCACGACTTGTAGAATGCTCCTCTTTTAATGACCAACTTGATTATATAATTGATGTCGTTAAAGCTCAAAATTACACAGATGTTGGCATTTTATTTCCGACCAATAATGATGTTCAAACCGCGAAAAAATATTTCGACAGTAAAAAATGGGGAGTTGAAGCTAAAATTGGATATGGAGCAGGCTCAATGGATTTGGACTTTAAAACAGACAACCCCAAACTAATGACATACCATAGTGCAAAAGGATTGCAATTTGAAGCAGTATTCATTCCTATGTGTATTTCAGGTGACGAGAAAGATAGAAATCCACTTTATGTTGCTTTAACCAGGAGCTATAGAGATTTATTCATCTTGTATTCAAACCACCTTTCTACTTTCATCGCAAACATTGACAGAAACTTGTTTGAATATCACAACGAAAAAAACAAATCATCTGCAAGCAGCGATTTACCCTTCTAA